A region from the Dehalococcoides mccartyi CG5 genome encodes:
- a CDS encoding complex I subunit 4 family protein, whose amino-acid sequence MSIPYLTLITFLPAAGAILMALWPRLSGRAIKITSLLLTLVPLVLSIAVFAGFDRSSSMAGVVQFEENLPWISLLNANYHLGVDGLSLPFLILTTLLGVLAVLISWKVELRVKEYFVWLLILQTSITGVFVSLDLLLFFIFWELELIPMYFLISIWGAGRKEYSALKYVLYTLFGGAFILAGILILFFATGSLDIASLASLDLNNFLRPALMVLTFFMFFIGFAIKLPAFPFHTWLPDAHTDAPTAASVILAGTLLKMGGYAMLRLNVAMFPDVCRDWAPLILTIAVINVIYGAAITLKQTDIKRLIAYSSVSHMGFVLLGIFTLGEISMNGAVLQMFSHGIITGLLFAITGVVMHNTHERDINKMGGLAKQMPRTAIIFILAGLGAMAVPATSGFIAEVSVFLGSFQSSVVPSGQVFTMICLLGLVLAAAYILWTVQRVFLGPGLDKFQMVKDADKTEIVFSVVFLLVMFGVGLYPQIIVDVIQTGVAPLAALFGG is encoded by the coding sequence GCGGGCAATAAAAATTACTTCGCTGCTGCTCACTCTTGTGCCGCTGGTGCTTTCAATTGCGGTCTTTGCCGGATTTGACCGAAGCAGTTCTATGGCCGGGGTTGTTCAGTTTGAAGAAAATCTCCCCTGGATATCGCTTTTAAACGCCAATTACCACCTTGGTGTTGACGGATTAAGTTTGCCATTCCTTATTTTGACTACTTTGCTGGGTGTTCTGGCGGTTCTTATCAGCTGGAAGGTAGAACTGCGGGTAAAAGAGTACTTCGTTTGGTTGCTTATTCTGCAAACCAGCATCACAGGCGTATTTGTTTCACTGGATCTGCTGCTCTTCTTTATCTTCTGGGAGCTGGAGCTTATCCCCATGTACTTCCTGATTTCCATTTGGGGTGCTGGCCGCAAAGAATATTCCGCTCTTAAATATGTCCTTTACACCCTGTTTGGCGGCGCTTTCATACTGGCCGGTATACTGATATTATTCTTTGCCACCGGCAGTCTGGATATAGCATCTCTGGCGTCTTTAGACCTTAACAATTTCCTGCGTCCGGCCTTGATGGTGCTAACTTTCTTTATGTTCTTTATCGGCTTTGCCATTAAGCTTCCGGCCTTTCCGTTTCATACGTGGCTGCCGGATGCCCATACAGATGCACCCACTGCTGCCAGCGTTATTCTGGCCGGTACGTTGCTTAAGATGGGCGGCTATGCCATGCTGAGATTAAACGTGGCTATGTTTCCGGATGTCTGCCGTGACTGGGCACCCTTGATACTGACAATTGCGGTTATAAATGTAATCTATGGCGCTGCCATAACACTCAAACAAACAGATATTAAAAGGCTTATTGCATACAGTTCGGTAAGCCACATGGGTTTTGTATTGCTGGGTATATTTACTCTGGGTGAAATATCCATGAACGGGGCGGTTCTGCAAATGTTCAGCCACGGCATAATTACCGGTCTGCTCTTTGCCATAACCGGTGTGGTTATGCATAACACCCATGAACGTGATATTAATAAGATGGGCGGGCTGGCTAAACAGATGCCCCGAACGGCTATTATATTTATACTGGCCGGTCTGGGAGCTATGGCTGTGCCGGCTACCAGCGGATTTATTGCTGAAGTAAGCGTCTTTTTAGGCTCATTCCAGAGCTCGGTAGTTCCCAGTGGACAGGTATTTACCATGATATGCCTTTTGGGATTGGTACTGGCGGCAGCCTATATTCTCTGGACAGTTCAACGGGTCTTTTTGGGTCCCGGACTGGACAAATTCCAGATGGTAAAAGATGCCGACAAAACCGAAATAGTCTTCTCAGTGGTATTCCTGCTGGTTATGTTTGGGGTTGGGCTTTACCCTCAAATTATAGTAGATGTTATTCAAACCGGAGTGGCCCCTCTGGCGGCCCTCTTCGGTGGATAG
- a CDS encoding NADH-quinone oxidoreductase subunit N, with protein sequence MDLFMPEIIILITALLVIITDLFLTKSKRHLAYLSLLGLGAAAVATVLNWDNPPELAFGGMWALDGYANFFRILFISLSGLVIMASIDYVNKFRRFQGEYYALVLLALLGMIMMASTTNLITMYLSLELAGLAFYVLVGFLKDQHSTESALKYLLLGGVASAMLVFGLVLIYGFSGETNLGSILNYIQTLPSGMDITAHTGFILGIILTITGLGFKVAAVPFQFWAPDVYQGSPTPITLYLSIASKAAGFALFLRLFYTVFTDPLALSQEWALIVAVLATAGMTLGNVLAIPQKNIKRMLGYSSIAHAGYILVALAAVGNSPELADGRISLLFYLVAFAVSDLVAFVSIIAISRSTGSDEISSYEGLAKTNPVYASALTLALLSLTGFPPLAGFLAKYYIFSAAVQADLLWLMIVAAVNTVISAVFYFNVIRVMWLRQPREEVRVLASWPLKLALGISGLAVLIFGIIPETLLNLIEKATELIIH encoded by the coding sequence ATGGATTTGTTTATGCCTGAGATAATAATACTGATAACAGCCCTATTGGTAATAATAACCGACCTCTTTTTGACCAAAAGCAAGAGGCATCTGGCCTACCTGTCTTTGCTGGGTTTAGGGGCAGCGGCTGTTGCCACAGTGCTTAACTGGGATAACCCGCCGGAACTGGCTTTCGGCGGTATGTGGGCACTGGACGGATACGCCAATTTCTTCCGTATTCTTTTTATCAGCCTTTCAGGGCTGGTTATAATGGCTTCAATAGATTATGTAAACAAGTTCAGGCGTTTCCAAGGCGAGTATTATGCACTGGTATTGCTTGCCCTGCTGGGCATGATAATGATGGCCTCCACTACCAATCTTATTACCATGTACCTTTCGCTTGAACTGGCCGGGCTAGCTTTTTACGTACTGGTAGGTTTCCTTAAGGACCAGCATTCTACCGAATCTGCCCTCAAATACCTGCTTTTAGGCGGGGTAGCTTCCGCCATGCTGGTATTCGGTTTAGTGCTTATTTACGGTTTCAGCGGAGAAACCAATCTGGGCAGTATTCTTAACTATATACAGACACTTCCGTCCGGCATGGACATAACCGCCCATACCGGATTTATACTGGGTATTATACTGACTATTACCGGGCTGGGGTTCAAAGTGGCTGCCGTCCCGTTTCAGTTCTGGGCACCGGATGTTTATCAGGGTTCACCCACCCCTATCACTTTGTACCTTTCCATAGCCAGCAAAGCGGCTGGATTTGCCCTATTCCTGCGTCTTTTCTACACTGTTTTCACAGACCCGCTGGCACTAAGCCAAGAGTGGGCGCTGATAGTTGCCGTACTGGCAACTGCCGGTATGACACTGGGTAACGTACTGGCTATACCCCAAAAGAATATTAAAAGAATGCTGGGTTATTCCAGCATAGCCCACGCCGGTTACATACTGGTAGCTTTGGCGGCAGTCGGCAATTCACCTGAACTGGCAGACGGACGGATAAGCCTGCTATTTTATCTGGTCGCCTTTGCGGTATCAGACCTGGTCGCCTTTGTTTCAATCATCGCCATCAGCCGCTCTACCGGCAGTGACGAGATATCATCTTACGAAGGGTTAGCCAAAACAAACCCTGTATATGCCTCTGCTCTTACACTGGCATTATTATCGCTTACCGGTTTTCCTCCTTTGGCAGGCTTCCTTGCCAAGTATTATATATTCAGTGCGGCGGTTCAGGCAGACTTGCTGTGGCTTATGATTGTGGCGGCTGTAAATACCGTAATATCCGCCGTTTTCTACTTCAACGTAATACGGGTGATGTGGCTAAGACAACCCCGCGAGGAAGTGCGGGTGCTGGCTTCATGGCCGCTTAAACTGGCGCTTGGTATTTCGGGCTTGGCTGTGTTAATATTCGGCATTATACCTGAAACTCTTCTAAACCTTATAGAAAAGGCTACCGAGCTAATAATTCATTAG
- a CDS encoding TatD family hydrolase: MQILEYVDTHAHLDMAEFDADRSEMLKRAYDNGVKTIITTGIDIPSSQKAIDLAAANSGIYAAVGIHPQECTGVTEADFARLDILSITDKVVAIGECGLDYYRDYSPRHTQLETFYHHLDLADKSGLPLIIHCRQAEEDVLKILADWSAQSPAGEGKGVIHCFSGSAETALKYINMGFYIGLGGYIGYPSSKKYRADFAAIPLEHIVLETDCPFLPPQPYRGERNEPAYVPQTASTLAEIKNLQIEEIASATTANARRLFRLDK; this comes from the coding sequence GTGCAAATTTTGGAATACGTAGACACTCATGCTCATCTGGACATGGCTGAATTTGATGCTGACCGTTCTGAAATGCTCAAACGGGCATATGATAACGGCGTAAAGACTATCATTACCACCGGTATAGACATACCTTCCAGCCAAAAAGCCATAGATTTGGCCGCTGCCAATTCGGGCATTTATGCCGCGGTTGGTATCCACCCTCAGGAATGCACCGGTGTCACCGAAGCGGATTTCGCACGTCTGGATATACTCAGCATTACTGATAAAGTTGTAGCCATAGGCGAATGCGGGCTGGACTATTACCGCGATTATTCTCCCCGCCATACCCAGCTTGAAACCTTTTATCACCATCTGGATTTAGCTGATAAAAGCGGACTCCCGCTGATAATCCATTGCCGTCAGGCCGAAGAAGATGTGCTAAAGATACTTGCAGACTGGTCTGCCCAAAGCCCTGCTGGCGAAGGCAAAGGCGTAATCCATTGTTTCAGCGGCTCGGCAGAAACCGCATTAAAATACATAAATATGGGTTTTTACATAGGGCTGGGCGGGTACATAGGCTATCCATCTTCCAAAAAGTACAGGGCGGATTTTGCGGCTATACCCCTTGAACATATTGTGCTGGAAACAGACTGTCCGTTTTTGCCTCCCCAGCCTTACCGTGGAGAACGAAACGAACCTGCCTATGTCCCGCAAACAGCCTCAACTCTGGCAGAGATAAAAAACCTGCAGATTGAGGAAATAGCATCAGCCACCACTGCTAATGCCCGCCGTTTATTCCGCCTGGATAAATAA
- the nth gene encoding endonuclease III, which produces MLVENPEKQALEIIKRLSVVYHDAKTALNFTTPFEMLVATILSAQSTDKMINKITPALFEKYPDPKAFAEASLAELEQDIKSSGFFHNKAANIIGAARGVVSRFGGVVPSGMADMLTLPGVGRKTANVVLHNAFGLVEGIAVDTHVKRLTERLGLTSNTDPVKIEQDLMALLPRTYWGDFSYYLIDHGRAVCDAKKPHCPECVLKDICPSAFLFIQAE; this is translated from the coding sequence ATGCTGGTTGAAAACCCTGAAAAACAGGCACTGGAAATAATAAAGCGTCTTTCAGTAGTCTATCATGATGCTAAAACGGCATTAAACTTTACTACTCCATTTGAGATGCTGGTAGCTACTATTTTATCTGCCCAGTCTACCGACAAGATGATAAATAAAATCACCCCGGCTCTGTTTGAAAAATATCCCGACCCAAAGGCTTTTGCAGAGGCATCTCTAGCAGAACTGGAACAAGATATAAAGTCTTCAGGATTCTTTCACAACAAGGCCGCAAATATTATAGGTGCTGCCAGAGGGGTTGTAAGCCGTTTTGGTGGGGTTGTACCCTCTGGCATGGCTGATATGCTTACCCTGCCGGGAGTCGGGCGTAAAACGGCAAATGTGGTGTTACATAATGCTTTCGGGCTGGTGGAGGGGATTGCGGTAGATACCCATGTTAAACGCCTAACTGAACGGCTGGGTCTTACCAGCAATACTGACCCGGTGAAAATAGAGCAGGATTTGATGGCTCTTCTCCCCCGTACATACTGGGGGGATTTTTCTTACTACCTGATTGACCACGGGAGGGCGGTTTGTGATGCCAAAAAACCGCATTGTCCGGAGTGTGTTCTCAAGGATATCTGCCCGTCTGCCTTTTTATTTATCCAGGCGGAATAA
- a CDS encoding cobyric acid synthase, with the protein MAKLIMVQGTSSNVGKSILVTALCRIFKQDGYKVAPYKSQNMALNAFVTKEGGEIGRAQAVQAEACGIEPSVDMNPILMKPEADSRSQIIVNGKVDRTISAREYYEYAPLLLDTALAALNRLREKNDIVVIEGAGSPAEINLKQREIVNMRIAKEASAPVLLAGDIDRGGVFASLIGTIDLLEPDERYYIKGYLINKFRGDASLLKPAIDVLEDRTSIPVLGIIPYLRNMAIAQEDSVYLDECKGSLGETDLDIAVIRLPRISNYDDFDALATDGASVRFVSKTAEIGNPDLIIIPGTKSTIPDMEYLEQSGLAETIIKKARKGTHVLGVCGGYQILGKMIYDPHKTESETTELKGLGLLDTETTFEKEKATTQISGQVKFDSGLLSGLAGCAVSGYEIHMGRTRLFSAQPAFHITKTPKGPADYLDGASNAEGTVLGTYIHGIFENAAFRRGFLNAIRRHKGIPERQADYFDRDKEYDKLADIVRASIDMEKIYAILNEGIR; encoded by the coding sequence ATGGCGAAATTGATAATGGTTCAAGGCACTTCCTCAAACGTAGGTAAGAGCATACTGGTAACGGCTCTTTGCCGTATATTCAAGCAGGACGGCTACAAGGTAGCCCCATACAAATCCCAAAACATGGCTCTAAATGCCTTCGTTACCAAAGAAGGCGGTGAAATCGGGCGGGCACAGGCAGTTCAAGCGGAAGCCTGCGGCATTGAACCCAGTGTGGATATGAACCCGATTCTTATGAAGCCTGAGGCAGATTCCAGAAGCCAGATTATTGTCAACGGCAAAGTAGACCGCACTATTTCCGCCCGTGAGTATTATGAATATGCCCCCCTCCTGTTGGATACCGCACTGGCGGCCTTGAACCGCCTGCGTGAGAAAAACGATATTGTGGTTATAGAGGGTGCCGGCAGTCCGGCTGAAATAAACCTTAAACAGCGTGAAATTGTAAACATGCGCATTGCCAAAGAGGCAAGTGCGCCCGTGCTTCTGGCAGGAGATATTGACAGAGGCGGGGTTTTTGCTTCTCTTATAGGTACCATAGACCTTTTAGAGCCAGATGAACGCTATTATATAAAAGGCTACCTGATAAACAAATTCAGGGGGGATGCCAGTTTATTGAAGCCGGCCATAGATGTTCTGGAAGACCGCACTTCCATACCGGTACTGGGAATTATCCCATATCTGCGGAATATGGCTATTGCCCAAGAAGATTCCGTTTATCTGGACGAATGTAAAGGCAGTCTGGGCGAAACTGACTTGGATATTGCCGTTATCCGCTTGCCACGCATATCCAATTACGATGATTTTGACGCTTTGGCTACAGACGGGGCTTCAGTAAGATTTGTATCTAAAACTGCCGAAATCGGCAACCCAGATTTGATAATAATCCCCGGTACGAAATCCACCATACCTGATATGGAATACCTGGAGCAAAGCGGTCTGGCTGAGACTATTATTAAAAAAGCCCGTAAGGGCACACATGTTTTAGGTGTTTGCGGCGGTTACCAGATTTTGGGCAAAATGATATATGACCCCCATAAAACAGAATCTGAAACTACTGAATTGAAGGGTCTGGGGCTGCTGGATACTGAAACTACCTTTGAAAAGGAAAAGGCTACCACCCAGATAAGCGGACAGGTTAAGTTTGATAGCGGTTTACTCTCAGGTCTGGCTGGTTGTGCGGTGAGTGGTTACGAAATCCACATGGGGCGTACCCGTTTATTTTCTGCCCAACCCGCATTCCATATTACCAAAACCCCAAAAGGTCCGGCAGATTATCTGGACGGGGCATCCAATGCAGAAGGCACGGTGCTGGGCACATATATACACGGGATATTTGAAAATGCCGCTTTCCGCAGAGGCTTTTTAAATGCAATCCGGCGCCACAAAGGCATTCCGGAGCGCCAGGCAGACTATTTTGACCGTGACAAAGAATATGATAAACTGGCAGACATAGTCAGGGCAAGTATAGATATGGAAAAGATTTACGCTATTTTGAACGAGGGTATACGATGA
- a CDS encoding PaaI family thioesterase, whose amino-acid sequence MTPAEAEENIKLLLEKSRTEPALNFLGIKILELKPGYSKLSIKLKPEFLNAYGIIFGGITMSLADEAFGYAVNSLKLPTVAAQFNIHFLVAPDNDDELVAEAKVIKSGRRLAVAEVEVTNSKGKLIAKVSASGVPL is encoded by the coding sequence ATGACCCCTGCTGAAGCCGAAGAAAATATCAAACTGCTCCTTGAAAAAAGCCGGACAGAGCCTGCCCTTAATTTTCTGGGCATAAAAATACTGGAACTGAAACCCGGTTACTCCAAGCTGAGTATCAAACTTAAACCGGAATTTTTAAATGCCTACGGGATAATCTTCGGAGGCATCACTATGTCTTTGGCAGATGAAGCTTTCGGGTATGCGGTAAACAGCCTGAAACTACCCACAGTTGCAGCCCAGTTCAATATCCACTTTCTGGTTGCCCCGGATAATGATGATGAACTGGTAGCAGAAGCCAAAGTAATAAAGTCAGGCCGCCGCCTTGCAGTTGCCGAGGTAGAGGTGACCAATAGCAAGGGCAAACTGATAGCCAAGGTCAGCGCCAGCGGCGTTCCTCTTTAA
- a CDS encoding ABC transporter ATP-binding protein, producing MSPDNAKIKIDNLSLSFGGIKALKEINLDIYDNQITAIIGPNGAGKTSLLNCINGFYKPQAGSIVYNGHNIARIRPDRVAKMGIARTFQNIELYSGLTTLENLMAARHIFMKQNFLTGGAYFGPAHKEEIEHRKIVEDIIDFLEIEPVRKKVVSMLPYGMRKRVELGRALALEPQVLLLDEPMAGMNLEEKEDIARFIVDIFEGQGETYPDTPILRDGVKCIVLIEHDMGVVMDLADRIAVLDFGRKIAEGKPEEIKNNTHVIAAYLGDDETSAQA from the coding sequence ATGAGTCCGGATAATGCCAAGATAAAAATAGATAACCTCTCACTTTCATTTGGCGGTATAAAGGCCTTGAAGGAAATTAATCTGGATATTTATGATAACCAGATAACAGCCATAATTGGCCCAAACGGAGCCGGCAAGACCAGCCTTTTAAACTGTATTAACGGTTTTTACAAACCTCAGGCAGGCAGTATTGTTTATAACGGGCACAATATAGCCCGTATCCGCCCTGACCGGGTGGCAAAAATGGGCATTGCCCGTACTTTTCAAAATATTGAGCTTTACTCAGGCTTGACCACCCTTGAAAACCTGATGGCCGCCCGACACATATTTATGAAACAGAACTTTCTGACCGGCGGAGCTTATTTTGGGCCGGCCCATAAAGAAGAAATAGAACATCGCAAGATAGTTGAAGACATTATAGATTTTCTGGAGATAGAGCCCGTCCGCAAAAAGGTAGTCAGCATGCTGCCGTACGGTATGCGAAAACGGGTGGAACTGGGCAGAGCTTTGGCTCTGGAGCCTCAGGTACTGCTGCTGGATGAACCCATGGCTGGCATGAATCTGGAAGAAAAAGAAGATATTGCCCGTTTTATTGTAGACATATTTGAAGGGCAGGGTGAGACTTATCCTGATACGCCCATACTTCGTGACGGGGTAAAGTGCATCGTGCTTATTGAGCATGACATGGGTGTAGTAATGGATCTGGCTGACCGTATTGCGGTGCTGGATTTCGGACGCAAAATAGCCGAAGGCAAACCCGAAGAAATCAAGAATAATACCCATGTGATAGCTGCTTATCTGGGTGATGATGAAACATCTGCTCAGGCTTAG
- a CDS encoding phenylacetate--CoA ligase family protein, with amino-acid sequence MALENGKNNHFDKLEAMGLDERVEFLNNRLKETTVYAYENSAATKAIFQKAGLKPDLIRKVEDLERLPIIRKADLIEMQKQNLPYGGFLMIPEDNIERIFISPGPVYEPLHTSTIHWFGRSFWAAGFRKADIVINTFTYHLSPAGILFHEGLRDCGATPIASGTGHTEMQIKTIQELKVTAFVGTPSYLLSLLGKAEEMGLDVKKDLNLKRAWFTGEMLTSSTRKTLEKDYGLETFQAYGVTETGGCLAYECEEKNGLHLMSDEYVVEIVDPKTGKQLPEGEVGEVVVTPVNNKTWGLMRFGTGDLSCLKKEKCSCGRTAYKLSGIIGRVGDAVKVRGMFVVGKQTEDVFKLFPEIVRYQIKINRPANRDELTFVCVHDEKEFDAKKLSDELNKKFQDRCLLKADHIEFVPASVLANETKLMLDERKWD; translated from the coding sequence ATGGCTTTAGAAAATGGCAAGAACAACCACTTTGACAAGCTGGAGGCGATGGGGCTTGACGAAAGGGTTGAATTTCTGAATAACAGACTGAAGGAAACTACTGTCTACGCATATGAAAATTCGGCAGCAACCAAAGCGATTTTCCAAAAGGCCGGGCTTAAACCGGATTTGATACGCAAAGTGGAAGATCTGGAGAGGTTGCCCATTATTCGTAAAGCAGACCTTATTGAGATGCAGAAACAAAACCTGCCTTATGGCGGTTTTCTGATGATACCTGAAGATAATATTGAACGCATATTTATTTCACCCGGTCCTGTTTATGAACCACTGCACACCAGCACTATTCACTGGTTTGGGCGTTCTTTCTGGGCAGCCGGTTTCCGCAAGGCTGATATAGTTATAAACACCTTTACCTATCACCTGTCTCCGGCAGGCATACTTTTCCACGAAGGATTGCGTGACTGCGGGGCTACCCCCATTGCTTCCGGCACAGGCCATACCGAGATGCAGATTAAAACAATTCAGGAGCTGAAAGTAACCGCATTTGTAGGTACTCCCAGCTATCTGCTGAGCCTTCTGGGCAAGGCCGAAGAGATGGGATTGGATGTTAAAAAGGACTTGAATCTTAAACGTGCTTGGTTTACGGGCGAGATGCTTACATCTTCCACCCGAAAGACGCTTGAAAAAGATTATGGTTTAGAGACTTTTCAGGCGTACGGAGTGACCGAAACCGGCGGTTGTCTAGCCTATGAGTGCGAAGAAAAAAACGGCCTGCACCTTATGTCTGATGAATATGTAGTGGAAATAGTAGACCCCAAAACAGGTAAACAACTGCCCGAAGGGGAAGTTGGTGAAGTGGTGGTTACTCCGGTGAATAACAAGACCTGGGGATTGATGCGTTTTGGCACCGGTGATTTGTCCTGTTTGAAAAAAGAGAAATGCAGCTGCGGACGTACTGCATATAAACTCAGCGGCATAATAGGGCGGGTAGGTGATGCAGTAAAAGTACGGGGCATGTTTGTGGTTGGCAAGCAGACCGAAGATGTCTTTAAGCTTTTTCCTGAAATAGTCCGTTACCAGATAAAAATAAACCGCCCGGCAAACAGGGATGAACTGACGTTTGTCTGTGTGCATGATGAGAAGGAATTTGATGCTAAAAAGCTGTCTGATGAACTGAATAAAAAATTTCAGGACAGGTGTCTTTTAAAAGCAGACCACATAGAATTTGTACCTGCAAGTGTTCTGGCAAACGAAACAAAACTTATGCTGGACGAACGCAAGTGGGATTAG
- a CDS encoding ABC transporter ATP-binding protein, translating to MLKVNNIEVTYLNVIKVLHGVSLEVPEKSIVALLGGNGAGKTTTLKAISGLLHTEEGLVTDGNIEWDGTRIEKKNPEAIGKLGIVQALEGRHVFEHLTTEENLIVGAFNRKDRQNIKPDLSMVYEYFPRLKHVQHNTAGYLSGGEQQMLVIGRAMMARPKLMMLDEPSLGLAPLMVKEIFGIIKRFNEEQGTSVLLVEQNVKVALSIAHYGYVLENGRIVLDGDTSFLTNNEDVKEFYMGLSTVGAKKSYREVKHYKRRKRWL from the coding sequence ATGCTCAAAGTAAATAACATAGAGGTTACCTACCTGAACGTTATCAAGGTGCTTCACGGTGTTTCGCTGGAAGTGCCGGAGAAGTCTATTGTGGCTTTGCTGGGTGGCAACGGTGCCGGTAAAACCACCACACTCAAAGCTATTTCCGGCCTGCTGCACACTGAAGAAGGGCTGGTCACAGACGGCAATATAGAGTGGGACGGCACGCGGATTGAGAAAAAAAATCCGGAAGCTATCGGCAAGCTGGGTATAGTTCAGGCTTTGGAAGGCCGACATGTTTTTGAGCACCTTACCACCGAGGAGAACCTGATTGTAGGGGCTTTTAACCGGAAAGATCGGCAGAATATTAAACCGGATTTATCTATGGTATATGAATATTTCCCCCGCCTGAAACATGTTCAGCATAATACAGCCGGATATCTTTCCGGCGGGGAACAGCAAATGTTGGTTATCGGGCGTGCCATGATGGCACGCCCCAAACTGATGATGCTGGATGAGCCTTCACTTGGTTTGGCACCGCTTATGGTCAAAGAGATATTCGGCATTATCAAAAGATTTAACGAAGAACAGGGCACGTCCGTACTACTGGTTGAGCAAAATGTAAAAGTTGCCCTATCCATTGCCCATTATGGCTACGTGCTGGAAAACGGGCGAATAGTGCTGGATGGGGATACTTCGTTTTTAACCAATAACGAGGATGTTAAGGAATTTTATATGGGGCTTTCCACGGTGGGCGCTAAAAAAAGCTATCGTGAGGTCAAACATTACAAGAGGCGTAAAAGATGGCTTTAG
- a CDS encoding ABC transporter substrate-binding protein, whose amino-acid sequence MRLGKSEIGFRIFMALVLTLVPVVLSGCNLDNITGNNNNDPLVTNKTLKVGLSVCYTGPAAEKGTPQGNAKLDAIKYINDELGGVNGYKIEPIFRDTKYDTAIAVTVINEFISSECLFFTTNSSKDMQASMEIANRAGFPGFTTFSSPSLTHPPQHIYSQLPDYGDDWVAFMKYYMENIWQGEGKPKVALMILQNPTGYGARDAATAMAAELGVEIVGIYEHSTTINDDTANLLNMKNQNPDIVYISSTPQPTSVIVKQMIELGIYPGVQIGCGHGGFTQSLVELLGADKAEGILGVYPTVSWDENVPAMAKMKEYCLKYHPENYGNMDYIVSWSEGLIIAEILRLAIENSPGGVNSLTPQIIEEFGIKRLNGYDVGGLHGPVSYSVGDNRLVKSVRVFKIEDGQLKVISGWIETPSIAYENFDWFGK is encoded by the coding sequence ATGAGACTAGGAAAATCTGAAATCGGCTTTAGAATATTTATGGCTTTGGTGCTTACCCTTGTACCCGTGGTTTTAAGCGGATGTAATCTGGATAATATCACCGGTAATAACAATAATGACCCTTTGGTGACCAATAAAACCCTAAAAGTTGGTCTTAGCGTGTGCTATACCGGCCCGGCTGCTGAAAAAGGCACACCTCAGGGTAATGCCAAACTGGATGCTATAAAGTATATTAATGATGAACTAGGCGGGGTAAATGGATATAAAATTGAGCCTATATTCCGTGATACCAAATATGACACTGCCATAGCGGTAACCGTAATAAATGAGTTTATTTCTTCAGAATGCCTTTTCTTTACCACCAACTCCTCAAAAGATATGCAGGCATCCATGGAAATAGCCAACCGAGCGGGTTTTCCGGGTTTTACCACTTTCAGTTCACCCTCTCTGACCCATCCGCCCCAGCATATATATTCCCAGCTGCCGGATTATGGTGATGATTGGGTAGCCTTTATGAAGTATTATATGGAAAATATCTGGCAGGGTGAGGGTAAACCAAAGGTAGCCCTGATGATACTTCAAAATCCCACCGGTTACGGTGCGCGTGATGCCGCAACCGCTATGGCTGCGGAACTGGGAGTAGAAATAGTAGGTATATACGAACATTCCACCACTATTAATGACGATACCGCAAATCTGTTAAACATGAAAAACCAGAATCCTGACATAGTATACATCTCCAGCACTCCTCAGCCGACATCCGTTATAGTCAAGCAAATGATTGAGCTGGGTATTTACCCCGGTGTCCAGATAGGATGTGGTCATGGCGGCTTTACCCAATCATTGGTAGAGCTGTTAGGAGCAGACAAAGCTGAAGGGATACTGGGTGTATATCCTACTGTGAGTTGGGATGAAAATGTTCCAGCCATGGCCAAAATGAAGGAATACTGTCTGAAATACCACCCTGAAAATTATGGCAACATGGATTATATCGTTTCATGGTCAGAGGGTTTGATAATTGCTGAAATATTGCGTCTGGCCATAGAGAATTCACCCGGCGGCGTTAATTCCCTGACACCTCAGATTATTGAAGAATTCGGCATAAAAAGGTTGAACGGGTATGACGTGGGAGGGCTGCATGGTCCTGTTTCGTACTCGGTCGGAGATAACCGCTTGGTAAAATCTGTTCGGGTTTTCAAAATTGAAGATGGTCAGCTTAAGGTAATAAGCGGCTGGATAGAAACACCCAGTATTGCTTATGAAAATTTTGACTGGTTTGGCAAATAG